A window from Mesorhizobium sp. WSM2240 encodes these proteins:
- a CDS encoding aspartate aminotransferase family protein has protein sequence MSKILHRAIHADLPVAVGGRGIEVFGADGKVYIDASGGAAVSCLGHGHPDVLAALHAQLDKLAYAHTAFFTSEIAEQLADRLTADSPDGIEYVYLVSGGSEAMEAALKMARQFFVEKGESRRRHIIARRQSYHGNTLGALAAGGNEWRRAQYQPLLIETHHIAPCYAYRGRLAAESEYQYGERVANDLEAKILELGANEVIAFIAETVVGATAGAVAPVDGYFRRVREICDRYGVLLILDEVMCGMGRTGSLHAFEQEGIVPDIMAVAKGLGGGYQPIGAVLFGRHIYDAFASGSGFFQHGHTYMGHPMAAAAGLAVQDVIREHRLLNNVIEMGELLNRRLRERFHNHPHVGDIRGRGLFRAVELVAELSDKSPFEPARKLNAAVKGEAMARGLMVYPMGGTIDGVRGDHILLAPPFIVNADQIDTIVERLGDAVDAAIARGIA, from the coding sequence ATGAGCAAAATTTTGCATCGCGCGATCCACGCCGACCTGCCAGTGGCTGTTGGCGGTCGTGGAATCGAAGTGTTCGGTGCCGATGGCAAGGTTTATATCGATGCGTCAGGTGGTGCCGCTGTGTCGTGCCTAGGTCATGGTCATCCGGACGTACTGGCAGCGTTGCACGCGCAACTTGACAAGCTCGCCTACGCCCATACGGCTTTCTTCACCTCGGAAATTGCCGAGCAGCTGGCGGATCGCCTCACTGCCGATTCGCCGGATGGTATCGAGTACGTCTATCTCGTCAGCGGAGGCTCGGAGGCGATGGAGGCGGCGCTAAAAATGGCGCGCCAGTTCTTCGTCGAGAAAGGGGAGAGTCGACGCAGGCACATCATCGCGCGCCGTCAAAGCTACCACGGCAATACGCTCGGAGCGCTGGCCGCTGGCGGCAATGAATGGCGCCGGGCCCAGTACCAACCGCTGCTTATCGAAACCCATCACATTGCACCATGCTACGCCTATCGTGGCCGCTTGGCAGCTGAAAGTGAGTATCAGTACGGAGAACGCGTCGCCAACGACCTCGAGGCAAAAATTCTCGAACTAGGGGCAAACGAGGTGATCGCTTTCATTGCCGAAACAGTTGTTGGGGCGACGGCGGGCGCGGTGGCTCCGGTGGATGGCTATTTTAGAAGGGTCCGCGAGATCTGCGACCGCTACGGCGTTCTCCTGATCCTTGACGAGGTCATGTGCGGAATGGGGCGCACCGGAAGTCTGCACGCTTTCGAACAGGAAGGCATTGTACCGGACATAATGGCAGTCGCGAAGGGGCTGGGCGGAGGCTATCAGCCGATCGGCGCCGTGCTATTTGGACGCCACATCTACGACGCTTTTGCTTCCGGATCAGGCTTTTTCCAGCATGGTCATACGTATATGGGACACCCGATGGCAGCGGCAGCCGGCCTTGCGGTGCAGGACGTCATCCGCGAGCATCGGCTTCTCAACAACGTCATTGAGATGGGCGAACTGCTCAACCGGCGGCTTCGGGAGCGCTTCCATAATCATCCTCATGTCGGTGACATCCGCGGGCGCGGTCTCTTTCGTGCGGTAGAACTCGTGGCCGAGCTCTCTGACAAGTCGCCGTTTGAACCGGCCCGGAAACTGAACGCGGCGGTGAAGGGAGAAGCTATGGCGCGCGGGCTGATGGTGTATCCGATGGGTGGCACAATTGATGGCGTGCGAGGCGATCACATCCTGCTAGCGCCTCCGTTTATCGTCAACGCCGACCAGATTGACACGATTGTGGAGCGTCTGGGCGATGCCGTGGACGCCGCGATCGCTCGTGGAATCGCCTAA
- a CDS encoding transporter substrate-binding domain-containing protein — translation MNRLLTTVTAAASFAVGSTATAGSVLDKVLESKTLTVAVGTDWGPVSHLNEKHELDGFDVDIAKVIAKSLGAEIKFVTPGWDIITAGKWEGRWDIAMGQMTPTAARAEKFDFPAIYFYEQVFAVVHKDSRATNLADLDGKTVGVTSNTTYEAYANQTLTADWKGSTPVTYLFKPGAVKAYASANMAFDDLRLGDGVRLDAVVTDGTSANNAIRAGYPLKLLGDPLYAAPGAIAVLRGDRGFSDRIAAAIQQMKDNGTLSKVSMKWYGVDYTTEK, via the coding sequence ATGAACAGACTTTTGACAACGGTTACAGCTGCGGCGTCATTTGCGGTCGGGAGCACAGCTACTGCCGGGAGCGTGCTCGACAAGGTGCTGGAGTCAAAGACGCTAACAGTGGCAGTCGGTACGGACTGGGGTCCGGTCTCGCACCTGAACGAGAAGCACGAACTTGATGGATTCGATGTTGATATTGCGAAGGTTATCGCAAAATCGCTCGGCGCGGAGATCAAGTTCGTCACGCCCGGTTGGGATATTATCACAGCCGGCAAGTGGGAAGGCCGATGGGATATCGCCATGGGTCAGATGACGCCAACCGCGGCTCGAGCCGAGAAATTCGACTTCCCCGCTATTTACTTCTACGAGCAGGTGTTCGCTGTTGTGCACAAGGACAGCAGGGCGACCAATCTTGCCGATCTAGACGGCAAGACCGTCGGTGTCACTTCGAACACAACGTATGAAGCTTATGCCAATCAGACGCTTACCGCAGACTGGAAAGGCAGTACCCCTGTCACTTATCTATTCAAGCCTGGCGCAGTCAAAGCCTACGCGAGCGCCAATATGGCGTTCGATGATCTCAGGCTCGGCGACGGAGTTCGGCTTGATGCCGTTGTTACTGACGGAACTTCAGCCAATAACGCTATTCGCGCTGGGTATCCACTAAAGCTTCTTGGCGACCCGCTATACGCCGCGCCGGGAGCCATTGCAGTACTTCGTGGGGATCGGGGATTCAGCGACAGGATTGCCGCTGCAATCCAGCAAATGAAAGATAACGGCACGCTCTCGAAGGTGTCAATGAAATGGTACGGGGTGGACTATACCACCGAAAAATAG
- a CDS encoding 3-keto-5-aminohexanoate cleavage protein encodes MSDVEQPTAICVAPNGGKLSKSDHPSLPLGPAELARTAQECLDAGACLIHVHVRDHDGGHLLDASAYREVIDAISEVVGDEMIVQVTSEALGRYTPEQQIAVIKETRPEAVSLALRELVPTQAHESGFASLLSWLRAEEIRPQIILYDPDETFRLGEFHRRGLIPWSQVPVLFVLGRYTPGQKSRPADLLPFIDAAKPRFAHWSVCAFGEREAACVTAAALLGGHVRVGFENNRRLAGGKLAGSNAELVAGVAKSLQGLGIARASAAELRRFWQDL; translated from the coding sequence ATGAGCGATGTCGAACAGCCGACGGCGATTTGCGTCGCTCCCAATGGCGGCAAACTGAGTAAGTCCGACCACCCTTCCCTGCCGCTCGGCCCGGCTGAACTGGCGCGGACGGCGCAGGAGTGTCTCGATGCAGGCGCGTGCCTTATCCACGTCCATGTGCGGGATCACGACGGCGGACACCTCCTCGATGCCTCCGCATATCGCGAGGTCATAGATGCCATCAGCGAGGTCGTCGGCGATGAAATGATCGTTCAGGTTACGAGCGAAGCGCTTGGTCGCTATACTCCGGAGCAACAGATCGCGGTCATCAAGGAGACCCGGCCGGAGGCCGTTTCTTTGGCGCTACGCGAACTGGTCCCGACGCAAGCTCACGAATCCGGGTTCGCATCGTTGCTGTCCTGGCTCCGCGCCGAAGAAATTCGGCCGCAGATCATTCTCTATGATCCGGACGAGACGTTCCGTCTGGGCGAGTTTCACCGCCGAGGCCTCATCCCATGGAGCCAGGTTCCGGTTCTTTTCGTGCTCGGACGTTACACCCCGGGTCAGAAATCGCGTCCCGCGGACCTGTTGCCGTTCATCGACGCGGCCAAGCCCCGTTTCGCCCATTGGAGCGTGTGCGCCTTTGGCGAACGCGAAGCCGCCTGCGTGACCGCGGCGGCTCTGCTCGGCGGGCATGTCCGCGTCGGCTTCGAGAACAACCGCCGGCTTGCCGGCGGGAAGCTGGCCGGGTCGAATGCCGAGCTGGTCGCAGGTGTAGCGAAAAGCCTCCAAGGACTTGGCATCGCCCGCGCCAGTGCGGCCGAGCTTCGTCGATTTTGGCAAGACCTGTAG
- a CDS encoding IS1634 family transposase: MFVREKNIRGYTYLYLVESVREEGRMKQRIIRNLGRKEAVLASGDLDRLASSVGRYAERAMVLQAIEQSSTSLHTRRIGAPLLFGRLWEDTGCRAVIEGLLTERKFEFAVERAVFAAVLHRIMASGSDRACEKWLVDYDIPGADDLALHHFYRAMAWLGEELPEARQANATPFSPRTVKDEIEEALFARRKDLFTDLSVVFMDTTSLSFEGAGGATLGAHGHSKDHRPDLNQMIVGVVIDGEGRPVCSEMWPGNTADVSVLIPVIDRLRHRFGIGRVCVVADRGMISAATMAALEERGLEYVLGVRERTDVLVRRVVLEDDKRFTPLLIERATGETQLFVKEVTVEGRRYIVARNEAEADKDRADRAAIVEGLDRQLKKGDKALVGNSAYRRYLRSTSPGAFEIDAGKIADEARYDGIFVLRTNARITPLQAVLRYRDLLQVEELFRTAKALMRTRPIYHSSDEAIRGHVFCSFIALVLRKELHKRCEAAAIKPEWADVLRELDRLQTGVIEKDGKVITVRTPATGSIGNVFRAAGVALPPNVAEAQAA; the protein is encoded by the coding sequence ATGTTCGTGCGCGAGAAGAACATCCGCGGCTACACCTACCTCTACCTCGTCGAGAGCGTGCGCGAGGAAGGGCGGATGAAGCAGCGGATCATCCGCAATCTCGGGCGCAAGGAGGCGGTCCTGGCCTCGGGTGATCTCGATCGGCTCGCCTCTTCAGTTGGCCGCTACGCTGAGCGGGCCATGGTCTTGCAGGCCATCGAGCAAAGTTCGACAAGCCTGCACACCCGCCGCATTGGCGCACCGCTGCTGTTCGGCCGGTTGTGGGAGGACACCGGTTGCCGGGCGGTCATCGAAGGGCTGCTGACGGAGCGGAAGTTCGAGTTTGCCGTCGAACGGGCCGTGTTTGCTGCCGTGCTTCACCGCATCATGGCCTCCGGCTCCGACAGGGCCTGCGAGAAGTGGCTCGTCGACTACGACATCCCCGGCGCCGACGATCTTGCCTTGCATCACTTCTACCGGGCCATGGCCTGGCTCGGCGAGGAACTGCCCGAGGCGCGCCAAGCCAATGCGACGCCATTCTCGCCGCGCACTGTGAAGGACGAGATCGAGGAAGCGCTGTTCGCCAGGCGCAAGGATCTCTTCACCGACCTCAGTGTCGTGTTTATGGATACCACCTCGCTCTCCTTCGAAGGCGCCGGCGGCGCCACGCTCGGCGCCCATGGCCATTCCAAGGACCATCGGCCCGATCTCAACCAGATGATCGTCGGCGTGGTGATCGACGGCGAGGGCCGACCCGTCTGCTCGGAGATGTGGCCGGGCAACACCGCCGATGTCAGCGTGCTGATCCCGGTCATCGACCGGCTGCGTCATCGTTTCGGCATCGGCCGGGTCTGCGTCGTCGCCGACCGCGGCATGATTTCCGCTGCCACGATGGCCGCGCTCGAGGAGCGCGGGCTGGAATACGTGCTCGGCGTGCGCGAGAGGACGGACGTCCTGGTGCGCCGTGTCGTGCTCGAGGACGACAAGCGCTTCACGCCTTTGCTGATCGAACGCGCCACCGGCGAGACGCAGCTCTTCGTCAAGGAGGTGACCGTCGAAGGACGGCGCTACATTGTCGCCCGCAATGAAGCCGAGGCGGACAAGGACCGTGCCGATCGTGCCGCGATCGTCGAGGGCCTCGACCGCCAGCTGAAGAAGGGCGACAAGGCGCTTGTCGGCAACTCGGCCTACCGCCGCTATCTGCGCAGCACGAGCCCCGGCGCTTTCGAGATCGATGCCGGCAAGATCGCTGACGAGGCAAGGTATGACGGCATCTTCGTGCTGCGCACCAATGCCAGGATCACGCCGCTGCAGGCCGTCCTGCGATATCGCGACCTCCTCCAGGTGGAGGAGCTGTTCCGCACAGCAAAGGCGCTGATGCGCACCCGGCCGATCTATCATTCCTCCGACGAGGCCATCCGCGGCCATGTGTTCTGTTCGTTTATCGCCCTCGTATTGCGCAAGGAATTGCACAAGCGCTGCGAAGCGGCCGCCATCAAGCCCGAATGGGCCGACGTCCTGCGGGAACTCGACCGCCTACAGACCGGCGTCATCGAGAAGGACGGCAAGGTGATCACCGTTCGCACGCCGGCAACTGGATCTATCGGCAACGTCTTCCGCGCGGCCGGCGTCGCCTTGCCGCCGAACGTGGCCGAAGCACAGGCTGCCTGA
- a CDS encoding MurR/RpiR family transcriptional regulator — MADGPLSEQLVAGFDALSEQFQSAARYIIDHPHDVALLSMRDQARLAGVQPATMTRLAKHLGLAGYDELRRMYADAVRNGDAGFARKADAQVVTQKRKGDQGFAREVLRTQAAQIVQLAESSQLDAIVSAARRLASANCVYCIGLRSSHAIAWHLHYILSMIGEKSVMLDAMAGTGTDAFARATRDDVLFATSVFPYTRSTVELAEYAHQHGISIVAITDSKVAPLARVADDVVLVQTESPSFFHAMTPAFAVAEVLGALIAGQGAEAARESLLRFDAHLADFNTHLKSRNRNRKLRSSKPASSAAKNALGRKSEKSGD; from the coding sequence ATGGCTGACGGACCTCTATCAGAGCAATTGGTTGCCGGCTTCGACGCCCTGTCGGAGCAATTCCAATCGGCGGCGCGCTATATTATCGATCATCCACATGACGTCGCCCTGCTATCCATGCGGGATCAAGCGCGACTGGCCGGGGTCCAGCCTGCTACTATGACAAGGCTGGCCAAGCATCTCGGCCTGGCGGGTTATGACGAACTTCGACGAATGTACGCTGACGCGGTTCGCAACGGCGACGCGGGTTTCGCGCGAAAGGCGGACGCGCAAGTGGTCACCCAGAAACGCAAGGGCGACCAAGGTTTCGCTCGCGAGGTTCTCCGAACACAAGCGGCGCAAATCGTACAGCTAGCCGAATCCTCCCAACTTGATGCAATAGTATCGGCCGCGCGGCGCCTTGCGTCTGCCAATTGCGTCTATTGCATCGGCCTGAGGTCAAGTCACGCGATTGCCTGGCATCTGCACTACATCTTGTCGATGATCGGGGAAAAGTCCGTCATGCTCGATGCGATGGCCGGAACGGGTACGGATGCGTTTGCCCGCGCCACCCGCGACGACGTTCTGTTTGCGACAAGTGTATTTCCTTACACACGCTCAACGGTTGAGCTCGCGGAATATGCGCATCAGCATGGCATTTCCATTGTCGCCATTACCGACAGCAAGGTTGCTCCACTCGCCCGCGTCGCCGACGACGTAGTCCTTGTCCAAACAGAAAGTCCTTCATTCTTTCACGCGATGACACCCGCTTTTGCGGTGGCGGAAGTGCTGGGCGCATTGATTGCCGGACAGGGTGCTGAAGCCGCGCGTGAATCCCTGCTCCGATTCGATGCTCACCTTGCGGATTTCAACACCCACCTGAAATCTAGAAACCGGAATCGAAAGCTCCGCTCGTCCAAACCGGCATCTTCAGCGGCGAAAAATGCGCTTGGTCGGAAATCCGAAAAGAGTGGCGACTAG